In Microbacterium maritypicum, the following are encoded in one genomic region:
- a CDS encoding ABC transporter permease, which produces MLRTIGRRLLFLIPTLFGLSILLFAWVRALPGGPAVALLGEKATPEAVARVNELYGFDEPLIQQYFTWIGRLLQGDFGTSIQTNRPVVEEFMRRFPATLELSVMALIFAIGVGIPLGYWAARRHGKLTDHASVVLSLIGITIPVFFLAFILKYVFAVQLGWLPSDGRQDPRIDATHPTGFYVWDGIITGEFDASWDAILHLILPALALGTIPLAIIVRITRASVLEVQNADYVRTGRAKGVGAPTLRNRFILRNAMLPVITTIGLQTGLLISGAVLTETVFAFPGIGSFLARAIFTRDFPVLQGFIIFIAIAYALINLAVDVSYSFIDPRVRVQ; this is translated from the coding sequence GTGCTGCGCACCATCGGCAGGCGACTGCTGTTCCTCATTCCCACTCTGTTCGGGCTCAGCATCCTGCTGTTCGCCTGGGTCAGAGCCCTTCCCGGCGGCCCCGCGGTCGCCCTACTCGGCGAGAAGGCCACACCGGAGGCCGTCGCCAGGGTCAACGAGCTCTACGGCTTCGACGAACCCCTCATCCAGCAGTACTTCACCTGGATCGGGCGACTGCTCCAGGGCGACTTCGGAACGTCCATCCAGACGAACCGCCCCGTCGTCGAGGAGTTCATGCGCCGCTTCCCGGCGACGCTCGAGCTGAGCGTCATGGCGCTGATCTTCGCGATCGGCGTCGGCATCCCTCTCGGATACTGGGCCGCTCGTCGTCACGGCAAGCTCACCGACCACGCGTCGGTGGTGCTGAGCCTGATCGGCATCACCATCCCGGTGTTCTTCCTGGCGTTCATCCTGAAGTACGTCTTCGCCGTGCAGCTCGGATGGCTGCCGTCGGACGGCCGTCAGGATCCGCGAATAGACGCCACCCATCCCACCGGGTTCTACGTGTGGGACGGCATCATCACGGGCGAGTTCGATGCCTCGTGGGATGCGATCCTGCATCTGATCCTGCCGGCGCTCGCGCTGGGCACGATCCCTCTCGCCATCATCGTCCGCATCACCAGGGCCAGCGTCCTGGAGGTGCAGAACGCGGACTACGTGCGCACCGGACGGGCGAAGGGCGTCGGAGCCCCGACGCTGCGCAACCGCTTCATCCTGCGCAACGCGATGCTGCCGGTGATCACGACGATCGGCCTGCAGACCGGACTCCTGATCTCGGGCGCCGTGCTCACCGAGACGGTGTTCGCGTTCCCGGGCATCGGTTCGTTCCTGGCGCGGGCGATCTTCACCAGGGACTTCCCGGTCCTCCAGGGATTCATCATCTTCATCGCGATCGCGTACGCGCTGATCAACCTGGCGGTCGATGTCTCCTACAGCTTCATCGACCCGAGAGTGAGGGTGCAGTGA